A single window of Camelus dromedarius isolate mCamDro1 chromosome 20, mCamDro1.pat, whole genome shotgun sequence DNA harbors:
- the FZD6 gene encoding frizzled-6 has product MEMFTFLWTCIFLPLVRGHSLFTCEPITVPRCMKMAYNMTFFPNLMGHYDQRTAALEMELFLPLANLECSPNVETFLCKAFVPTCTDQIDVVPPCRKFCEKVYSDCKKLMDTFEIQWPEELECDRLQYCDETVPEIFDPHTEFLDPQKETEQVQRDIGFWCPRHLKTSGGQGYKFLGIEQCAPPCPNMYFKSDELEFAKSFIGIVSIFCLCATLFTFLTFLIDVRRFRYPERPIIYYSVCYSIVSLMYFIGFLLGNSTACNKADEKLELGNTVVLGSQNKACTILFMFLYFFTMAGTVWWVILTITWFLAAGRKWSCEAIEQKAVWFHAVAWGIPGFLTIMLLAMNKVEGDNISGVCFVGLYDLDASRYFVLLPLCLCVFVGLSLLLAGIISLNHVRQVIQHDGRNQEKLKKFMIRIGVFSGLYLVPLVTLLGCYVYEQVNRITWEITWVSDHCRQYHIPCPYQAKTETRPELALFMIKYLMTLIVGISAVFWVGSKKTCTEWAGFFKRNRKKDPISESRRVLQESCEFFLKHNSKVKHKKKHHKPSSHKLKVISKSMGTSTGATANHGTSAVAITNHDYLGQETLTEIQTSPETSVREVRADGASTPKLREQDREEPASPAASSSRPCGEQTDRKGRAGNVSDQSSVSGSARSEGRLTPKSDVLETGPVQSNSLQVPSPSEPGSLKGSMSLLVHSASGVRKEQGTGRHSDT; this is encoded by the exons ctttttcttcctcttgcaaATCTGGAATGTTCCCCAAATGTTGAAACTTTCCTTTGCAAAGCTTTTGTACCAACCTGCACAGACCAAATTGATGTGGTTCCACCCTGTCGTAAATTCTGTGAGAAAGTATATTCTGATTGCAAAAAATTAATGGATACTTTTGAGATCCAATGGCCTGAGGAACTTGAATGTGACAG ATTACAATACTGTGATGAGACTGTTCCTGAGATTTTTGATCCACACACAGAGTTTCTTGATCCtcagaaggaaacagaacaagTCCAAAGAGACATTGGATTTTGGTGTCCAAGGCATCTTAAGACTTCTGGGGGACAAGGCTATAAGTTCCTGGGAATTGAGCAGTGTGCACCTCCATGCCccaacatgtattttaaaagtgatgAGCTAGAGTTTGCAAAAAGCTTTATTGGAATAGTTTCAATATTTTGTCTTTGTGCAACTCTGTTCACATTCCttacttttttaattgatgtgAGAAGATTCAGATACCCAGAGAGACCAATTATATATTACTCCGTCTGTTACAGCATTGTATCTCTTATGTACTTCATAGGATTCCTCCTAGGCAACAGCACAGCCTGCAATAAGGCAGATGAGAAGCTAGAACTTGGTAACACAGTTGTTCTAGGCTCTCAAAATAAGGCTTGCaccattttgtttatgtttttgtattttttcacaaTGGCTGGCACTGTGTGGTGGGTGATTCTTACCATTACTTGGTTCTTAGCTGCTGGGAGAAAATGGAGTTGTGAAGCCATTGAGCAAAAAGCAGTGTGGTTTCACGCTGTTGCGTGGGGAATACCAGGTTTTCTGACCATTATGCTTCTTGCCATGAACAAAGTTGAAGGGGACAATATCAGTGGAGTGTGCTTTGTCGGCCTTTATGACCTGGATGCTTCTCGCTACTTTGTGCTCTTGCCACTGTGTCTTTGTGTGTTTGTCGGGCTGTCTCTTCTTTTAGctggcattatttctttaaatcatgttCGACAAGTTATACAGCATGATGGCCGGAACCAAGAGAAACTAAAGAAATTTATGATTCGAATTGGAGTCTTTAGTGGCCTGTATCTTGTGCCATTGGTGACGCTTCTTGGATGTTACGTCTATGAGCAAGTGAACAGGATTACCTGGGAGATAACGTGGGTCTCTGACCATTGTCGTCAGTACCATATCCCATGTCCCTATCAG gcaAAAACAGAAACTCGACCAGAATTGGCTTTGTTTATGATAAAATACCTGATGACATTAATTGTTGGCATCTCTGCCGTCTTCTGGGTTGGAAGCAAAAAGACGTGCACAGAGTGGGCTGGGTTTTTTAAACGAAATCGCAAGAAAGA TCCAATCAGTGAAAGTCGAAGAGTACTACAGGAGTCATGTGAGTTTTTCTTAAAGCACAATTCTAAAGTTAAACACAAAAAGAAGCACCACAAACCAAGTTCACATAAGCTGAAGGTCATTTCCAAATCCATGGGAACCAGCACGGGAGCTACAGCCAATCACGGCACTTCTGCAGTAGCAATCACTAACCATGACTACTTAGGACAAGAAACTTTGACAGAAATACAAACCTCACCAGAAACGTCAGtgagagaggtgagagcagacgGAGCCAGCACCCCCAAATTAAGGGAACAGGACCGTGAGGAACCTGCCTCCCCTGCAGCATCCAGCTCCAGACCATGTGGGGAGCAGACCGACAGGAAGGGCCGGGCAGGCAATGTGAGCGATCAGAGCAGTGTGTCTGGAAGCGCGCGGAGTGAGGGAAG GCTAACTCCGAAGAGTGATGTCTTGGAAACTGGCCCGGTACAGAGCAACAGCTTGCAGGTCCCCAGCCCTTCAGAGCCGGGCAGCCTCAAAGGCTCCATGTCACTGCTTGTTCACTCAGCTTCAGGAGTTAGAAAAGAGCAGGGCACTGGCCGTCACTCAGATACCTGA